The nucleotide sequence AGTTCCGGGCCCGCATCTCGGTCACGAACCCGACGAGGCCGTTGATGACGAGGACAGCGACCACGGAGATCCCCTCGATGGTTTCGCCGATCGCGAGTGCGCCGATCGCGGCGATCCCCAGCAGGATGATGATGAAGCCGGTGAACTGCTCGACGAGGATCTTCCACCAGGGCTTGCGGTCGGTTTTCCGGAGTTCGTTCCGGCCGTACTGGTCACGTCGGTGCTCGACCTCCCCTCCGCTCAATCCGTCGTCCGTCGAGACGTCGTGATACGTGAGTATGTCGTCGACGGACTGTGTCCACGGGTGGTCTTCGTCGGTTTGGGCGTCAGTCATTGTCTGGCAGTCGTATCCGTACTGGCGTTTGCGTCACATGATCCACGTCTCTCTGTGCGAGTCGGCTCGCCGAATTAGCTGGATGCATGGTAGTACGATATCATATGTTTGCTGCTGTGTGAATGGCCGTTGGTAGTCGCTCCCCTGTTGGACTGTCTTCGTCCTCGGCGTGCCGGTGGTGACACTGTCGGCGTGTGATCCCTCTTATCTGCGGACGGCAGCGTCCCACCACCAGACGGGGTGGCCCTACTCGCGCGGGGACGTAAGCGATGGGCGGGGCGTGCCACCGTCGACACACCATCGCGGGCGACTGACGGACACGTCAGTACCATTTAGTAGCGTGCAACGGAGAATTTGCGCAAACTTCAAATTAAACGTTTTGGTATACCTGCTAAATTAACCGGTATTTCCTCAGGCGGCCCCGATCATTCCCGGGTTTCGGGCACGACGCCCGGTGGTTCTTCGGCTTCGCCATCGGCTTCCGCTCGCGAGACGGCCCGGCCGGCATAATAGGACAGCACCGCCAGCAGCACGATCATCGATCCGACGATCGCAAGCTGAATCCCGGAGGCGACGCTGTTCCACCCGAACGGACTGGCGACGACGAACGCGACAAAAAAGAACGTCAGGATTGCGAGCGGAATCGCATTGACCGTTAGATCGAGCACTGTCTCGCGATCGAGGTCCCCGAGTTGCATACGTGCGCGTTCGCCGACGGAGATAAATAGACTGTTGAAACCGGAAATCGGCGACCGGCCCGTTATTCGAAGAGGGAGCCCGTCAACCCGAAGGCAACGAGAATCCCACCCGCTCCAACGACCGACAGCCCACGTCCGACGACGCCGCTTGGCTCCTCGACGAGGGCGACGATTTCGACTGTCGCCGGGTCAACAACGGTCGCGACGATGGCGACACCGAGAACGGAAAACGCCGCACCGAGTCCGGTTAGCGGCCGCCAGAGATCACGGACATACCCTGATTCCCGGAGGATGCCGGCGACGCTCGCACCGAGAAGCAAAAGTCCGCCCACGGCGACCGGATACAGACCGATGAAGATGCCGACTTCCGAGAGTGCGAACCCGAGTGCGACGAACACCGGCCACGGGCTGGCACGCCGGCTCTGGGTCCGCACGTTCGGTTGTTCGCTCATACCGTTGGTTGGGCTGGTGGCGTCAAAGGTCCGTCGGAGGCGACAATGCCGGCCGGAACGCCCACTAGCCGATGGTTGCGGTTCCTGTATCGGACCGACAATGGGCGATGACACCGACGATCGGCGAACCTATCGAAGGGGGATTGTAATCGCAACTCTGTCATTATCAAGCTCGCGCGCTGGCGCAAAGTATATGGCGCGCATGGGATTTGTTAGGGATAATGACTACACGTGCGATCGAGCGCATCGACCAGTGGGAGACGCGCTCGTTTACTGGGGGATATCGCGGCGTTCACGACCTCGCGGATCGAGAATTCTCGGGTGTCGTGCGCGCAGACATCGCCACGCTGTGTATGCTCAACGGGGCTGTCGTCGGCGTGCTCGACGGCACGATCGAGGACTTCGAAGAAGCCGAAGGAACGGCCTACGTCGCGCCGACGCCCGCGTTGCCCCTGTTGATCGTCATGCAGGAACGCAGCGACGAGGTCCGGGCAAAGTACTACACTGAAGACACGCCGCTTTCGAAGGTCGATCAGACTCTCTCGGACGGGAAGTTCACCGGGTTCGTTGTCCTCTCGGAGAACGTTCTCAGCGGGGACTACTACCTCGTCTACCACGGCGGGCGCTCGATGAGCGTCGCGTTCGTCGGCGAGCGTGGGGAGCTCCTGACTGAACAGGAGGCCTTCGAGCGCGCCGACGGTGAGGTCGGCATCTACGAAGTTCGGCCGGTCGACATCGACGTCATCGACATTCCCGATCCGAAGTCCGGGGTCACGTCCACGCCGTCAGGCGTTGCCGGGACTGGTGGCAACGAAGCTACTGAGACGCCAACCGAGGCTGATTCGACTTCCGCCGGTGGCAGGAATTCGGCGGACATCACGGACGATTCGTCGGACGGATCCGATATCGCCGCTGACAGCGGTGAGGAGGGCACACCTCCAGAACCGAGCAGCCAGGAACCCGCCGTCGAAGACGACCCTGATCACGCGGAGACTCCGGATGCTGAGGGCGATGGGTCTGGTGATGCCGATGTGAACGTCGAGGCGACTGACGGTGCCCCGGATGCATCACGGCGATCCGCCGACACCCCGGCTGAGGACACACCCGATCCGGACACACAGGACACTGCCGTCGCCGAACAGCCAAGGACAGATGAGCCCCAGTCGTCGACTTCGAGGTCTGAGCCACAACCGAAAGCGGCAACTGGGGCAGAGCAGGCCACCGAACGGACGCAGACAGAGACGACTCCTGAGGAGACCGCTGGCGAGCGGAATCAGGCCGACACCGCGCCGGCGACGGCAACCGACCAACGACATGGGCCAACCAGTGACGCAGGCTCGACGACGGCGTCCGGGACGGAGTCACGTTCCTCCCGGGACGAGCGCGTCGAAGAGCGGAGAGAGGCGGTATCGCCAGACCATCCCGGTGCGGGTACGAGCGGGCGGATCCGGGCCGAATCGACTGCGTCCGCCGGGAGCGCGTCGGACCTCGAAATACGGACGATCCCGTCGCTCGATCCCGAGCGGTCCTGGGGTGAAGACGAGAACGGCTCAGGGGCGAGTGGCCCGCCGATACCGCCGGTCGATGCCGGGCAGTCACCGTCCTCCCGCCGGAGTGTCGACGGTCATCAGCAGGATCGGGACGGTTCGAACGGCCGATCGTCGGATGGCCAAACAGAGCAGCCGGCCCAATCGGGGTCGGCTGGACAAGCCGAGCCGAACGACCCGAAGGCAGCCGCTGGGGACACCGAAACAGCCCATCAATCGCCCGCGGGGGCCCACCAACAAACCCAACAGACTGACGAGCGATTGCGTGAACTAGAGGAAATCATCGACCAGCGCGAGGCCCGAATCGAAGATCTAGAGGATCGTGTCGAGACGACAGCGGAACAGCGAGACGAACTCAAAGCCGAACGTGACGAGTTACAGGCCGAGCGCGACGAATTGCGTGAGGAACTCTCAGAGGTTCGTTCGGAACTGGCGTCACTCAAGGAGGAACGCGATAGCCTTCAGGCCCAACTCGACGGCCTCGATGTGGACGCCGAGGGTGTCCAGCGTCGGATGAGCCGGGGCGAGGCGATCGACGGGACGAACCTGTTCGTCAGATACGGGTCGAAAAGCGAGCCCACGCTTGCGGCGGCCCGGGAGTCCGGCGCGAGCCAATCGGACGTCAGGCAAAACCTCTCGGTCGAATATCACACCCAGTTCGAAGTCGAGGGCACACACGTCGAGGGCGACCCCTTCGAGGCCTTCCTCGAAAGCACGATAGAACACCAGTACGTCTCGTGGGTGGTCCAGAACCTGCTGTTCGAGATCCGTGATACCGGCCATCGCGAGGCGCTGGCGGATCTTTACGACGGGTTGCCACATATCGACCGCGTCGAACTCAACGGCTCCGTCGGCGTCGAATTTACCGAAGACGGACAGACCAAACGCTCCCAGGAGTCGTTTGACGTCGTCTTCCGGGATCGGATGGGGAACCCACTCATCGTCGCCAACATGAACGACTCCCGCCAGGCGGCGACCGAGAGCCAGTTGAACTCCCTGGTCACCGCTGCAACCCGGGTTGGCGAAACCAGTGACTCACTCGCAGGCGCGATGTTCGTCACGTCGAGTTTCTTCGAACCGGCCGCCCTTGAGACGACAGCCGAGGCGACCGGCGGTGGCTTACTCAGTCGCGACAAACGGGAAAGCTTCGTCAAGCTCTCGCGAAAACAGGGGTATCATCTCTGTCTGGTCGAGGCACGTGACGATCAGTTCCACATGGCGGTTCCCGAATTGTAGGTGCCAGCCGATCCAAGATATCAGAAAGTCACGACTGGGGCAGTATCCAACTGCCGGCTTCCCAAGATGGATCTCTTAGCCTTCGACTTCGGCCGCATCCTCGATTTTCATCCCTTCGAGCTTTTCGATCGTCTGGTCGACCTTGTTGTCGAGGTCGTCGACGAACTCGTGGGTGTGGTCGGTGGTGATAGCACCCTGACTCGAGGGCTCGATGAGGTTCTCCTCTTCGAGAACTCGCAGCGAGTACCGTACCTTGTGATGGGGGTAACCTGTCTCGTTGGACATCTTCACGATGCCGATCGGTTCGTTCTCGATGACCATCCGGAGAACCTGGAGATGCCGCTCCAGCATATCGACTTCCTTTTCGAGCCTATCTATCATGGCACTTGTTAACTTGTGTTCGGAGGGTTTAAAGGTTGCTGTCCGAACGTCAAAAACAACTGGTGTAGGTTTGCTGCTTGGAGATATAACCCTTGTGGAAGAGTGACTATCAGGACGCGCCGACCGTAATCTGTTTACCGGGGTGGAAAAAACGACCGAGTGATGACCGTTACGATCGTTGGGTCACAACTCGGCGACGAGGGAAAAGGCCGGGTCGTCGACCTCTATAGCGACGAGGCAGACGTCGTCGTCCGATATCAGGGCGGCGATAACGCCGGTCACACGGTGTGTCACAGTGGGGAGGAATACAAGCTGTCACTGGTTCCAAGCGGTGCGATCCGTGACAAAGTCGGTGTACTCGGAAACGGGTGTGTCATTAACCCGCGGACGCTGTTCGACGAACTACAAATGCTCCGGGATCGGGGACTCGATCCCGACGTTCGGGTCGCCGAGCGCGCACACGTGATCATGCCGTTCCACCGCGTCCTCGACGGGATCGAGGAGGACGTCAAAAGCGAGGACGACCAGGAGGTCGGCACCACCGGTCGTGGGATCGGTCCGACTTATGAGGACAAAGCCGGCCGCCGTGGCGTCCGAATCGGCGACCTGCTCGACCCCGATGTCCTGCGGGATCGACTCGAATACGTGGTCCCGCAAAAGCGTGCGATCGCCGAGGACGTCTACGGTCTCGATGTCGACAACCTCGAGGAGTATCCGAACGCCTTCGACGTCGAGGCGCTCTTCGAGGAGTTCAACGAGTACGGCCGCCGGATCGAACGCGAGGACATGGCCGTCAACGCCGGTGCGTACCTGAGTGAAGCACGGGCATCCGGGAAGTCCCTCATGCTCGAAGGTGCCCAGGGGACGATCATCGACATCGATCACGGAAACTATCCGTTCGTCACCTCCTCGAACCCGACAGCGGGCGGCGCGACGGTCGGCACCGGGCTCAGCCCCGGCGTCATCGGCGACGGCGAGGTCGTCGGCATCGTCAAGGCCTACCTCACGCGGGTCGGCAGCGGGCCACTCCCGACGGAACTCGCTGGCGTCGAAGGGGACACGCCGGGCTACGACGGCGAGGCCGATCCCGAGGAAGAGAAACTCGCAACCTCAATCCGCGAGGCCGGCGACGAGTACGGCACCGTCACCGGTCGGCCGCGCCGGGTCGGGTGGCTCGACCTGCCGATGCTTCGGCATTCGACTCGCGCCAGCGGGTTCACTGGACTTGCGATCAACCACGTCGACACGCTCGCGATTCTGGACGAACTCAAAGTCGCCGAGACCTACGAACTCGACGGCGAGGAGCGACAGACGATGCCCGCGACGACCGAGCAGTGGGCCGAATGCGAACCGGTCTACCGGACGTTCGAAGGCTGGGAGCAACAAGACTGGGAAGCGATCGCAGCGGACGGCTACGACGCGCTTCCGGCGAACGCCCGCACCTATCTCGATTACATCAGCGACGAACTCGACGTCCCGATCTACGCGATCGGCGTCGGTCCCTCGCGTGAGGATACGATCGTCCGCGAGACGCCGTACTGAGCGTCGAACGCCGAAACTAGCTCTCGTCGTCCGGACCGACCTCACCCGCTTGTACCATCGCCTCGAAGGGGTTGTCCTCGATATCCAGCGGGAAGTCGACGCGCCCACGACGACGGACCGACTCGTAGCCACCGAAGATGATCTCGGCGGTGTTCAACCCGTTTTGCGCCCGGAGTTCGGACTCGCGGTCGCTTCCGAGCGCATCGATCACGTCGTCGATCGCGCGCTGGTGATAGGCATTGCCGTACTCGAAGTTGCCCGTCCCGGCGTGATGGAGCGTCTCGCCGTCGACGTCGACAGTCTCCCAGGTCCCCGACCCGGCCCGCCGGCATTCGAGCATCGGCCCGTCGTCGGTATCGATCCGGATCGCCCCGTCGCTGCCGACGAGATGGAACGCAGCCCCGACCAGGTCGGATCGGTCGCCGGTCGAAAGGAGCCCATCGACGCCGTTGTCGTACGTCCACTGGGCGAGCATCTGGTTCTCCTGATGCATCCCGAATCGGACGTCTTCCTCGCGGTAATCGAGCTGGGCCAGCACCCACTCCGCCTGGGGCTCGCCGGCGAACATCCCCGCGAGGTCGATGCTGTGTGCGCCGGTGTCATAGAAGTCGTCCCACCCGATCTCGATCCGCTGGAGGTCGCCGATCTCACCCGCGTCGAGTAGTTCCGTCGCGGCCCGAAACGGCCGGCCGAAGCGACGCATTCGGTGGAACGTCAACTGGGCGTCGGCTCGCCAGGCTGCCTGTGCCATCCGTTGTGCGCCGGCCCACGTGGCTGCCATCGGCTTCTCACAGTGGATCGCGTCGACCCCGCCGCGGGCGGCCGCAACCGTGAGATCAGCGTGGGCCTCGGGCGGGACCGTCAGGCTCACCACGTCCGGTTCGACCGCGTCGAACAGTTCGATTGCATCGTCGAAGCGGCCCTCCTCCGGGATGTCAAACCGATCAGCGAACGCGTCGACGCGATCGGGGTGTCGATCAGCGGCGGCAACGAGGCGGGTGTCGTCGTTTCGCTCGTAGGCCTCCGCGTGCCGATATGCCATCGACCAGCTGTCGACCGTCGGGTTCTCGGGCTCGGCACCGGTCCCGACGACGGCGACGTCGTAGGTTGCCATGTTCGTCCCGAGGGTCGGCTGGACCACGTAATGGCGTTTCGGTGGGGGCCTCTCTCACGCTCCCCACCGGGACCCATCGAGCGGCACGTTTTTGCCGAGGCGGGCGTAGACCTAGGTATGCAAGACGATCTGATGGACATCATCTGCTGTCCGCTCGACAAACACGATCTCGAACTCGACGTCGAGGAACGCGAGGACGGGGAAATCGTCGCCGGGACGCTGACGTGTACCGAGTGCGGCGAGACGTACCCGATCGAGGACGGCATTCCCAACCTGCTCCCGCCGGACATGCGCGAGGACGCACCGGCCTAGAGCTTTTTTACCGGTCCCGTCGGAGAAACACGTGTGGTAGACCCGCTCCCCGTCCACGTCAACCGCGAGGAACTCCACGAGATAGCGGTGCCCACGTCCTTCGAAACCACCGGCACGTTCGACGTTCGACTCGTCAATCACGGTCAGCCACTGCACGTCCATCTCCACCTCGACGACGACCTCTCGACCGTCGCGAGCCTGGAGGCGACTAATCACTACGTCGACGGCGAGAGCGAGCGACGGGTTACGATCACGGTTCGTGATGGAGCGACCGTCCACGGCAAGCTCAAGGTCGTCAGCGGGTACGGCGCACAAACCCGCTACGTCGACGTGATCGTAACCGAACCCGACGAGGAGGAAGGCTCCGTTCGAGTCGACGAATCGCTTGCCGAACCCCAGCCTGTCGCCGCGGACCAGACCGAGGGGCTCGTTGCCGACGGGCCGGTCGTGCCGGTCGCTGCCCTCGCTATCGGTGCCCTCGTCGTCACTGCCGGGATCGCATTTGCCCTCCAGGCGTTCGTCGTCGGTCTCGGTGCGCTCGTGGTTCTGGCCGGCGTGATCGTCGCACTGTACGTCCTTTTCGTCGAGTGAGTGTCACGGCCTCGCAGTACAGTTATGGTGGTGTCCGCCGGAGACGAACACATGACGCTGGCAGCGAGAGCCCGCGAAGCCGCCCGCGCCCACCCGTTCGTCCACGAAGGCCTGCGTGCAGGCGTGATCAACTACTCCGCCGCCGCGCGGCTGCTCGACGTCGGTGACGAGGAAGCGGTTGCCGCTGCGCTTCGGCGATACGCCGCGGAACTCCCCGAACGTGATATCCCGGATGGGTCCCCACGGGTCACGATGCACAGCGGGCTGGGCGCTGTAGAGCACGGCGACGACGGCGACGGCGGGTTACTCACAGTCGGCGAGACGACGTATGCAGAGAACGCCGGGTCCTTAACCGCCGTGGCGGCCACCGGCACCATCGACGCACGATCGCTGGCCCGTGTGCTCGCCCGACTCGAGGCCGAGGACGTCGCCGTCGAGGCTGCCGCCGTCGCCGACGGGTATCTCGTCCTCGTCGTCGATCGCCGTGACGGGCCGGACGTGGTCCGGTTCGTCGAAGCGATGATCTGAGAGACGTGATCGGCGTGTCGGGCCGGCTTCGACGGATTGAAGCGCTCGCCCCGTCGACCGTCCCACGATGACCCTACGCGTGACGAACACGCTCTCGGGCGAACGTGAGGCCTTCGAGCCACAGGATCCGGACGCAGTCACCTTGTATTACTGTGGTCTCACGACGTCCGATCCGCCGCATCTCGGCCACGCCCGCGGCTGGGTGCACGTCGACGTGATGCACCGCTGGCTGTCGTGGCTCGGCTACGATGTCCACCACGTCGAAAACTTCACCGACGTCAACGAGAAGATCGTCGCCCGCGTCGGCGAGGTTGGCGGGAGCGAAGCCGACGTCGCCCGGACGTATATTCAGGACGTGATCCGGGACATGCGGTCGCTGAACCTCAAACGGGCCGAGGTGTACCCGCGCGTCTCCGAACACGTCCCCGAGATCATCGACCTCGTCGAGACGTTGATCGACCGAGGCTACGCATACGAGGCGAACGGCTCGGTGTACTTCGACGTCACCGCGTTCGAGGACTACGGCGAACTCTCGAACCAGACGGTCGAGGAACTCGACGCCCAGGGCGATCCCGACGAGCGGGGCGAGAAGCGCCATCCGCAGGACTTCGCGCTCTGGAAGGCCGGCGGCGTCGACCCCGCCGACATCGGAGCGCACCGCCATGCTGACGCTGCACCCGCCGAGGACGCCTGTCAGACAGCGCAGACGTGGGATTCGCCCTGGGGCGAGGGCCGGCCGGGTTGGCATATCGAGTGCTCGGCGATGAGTATGACCCATCTCGGAGAAACCATCGACATCCACGTCGGCGGCCAGGATCTGGTCTTTCCCCATCACGAGAACGAGGTCGCCCAGAGTGAGGCGGCGACCGGCGATCGGTTCGCCAACTACTGGCTCCACGTCGGGTTGCTCGAAACCGGCGAGGAGAAGATGTCTTCCTCGCTCGGGAACTTCGCGACTGTCGAGGACGCCATCGCCGAATACGGCCTCGGTGTCGTCCGGACCTTCCTGCTGTCGACGGCCTATCACAGCCGCGCGGCCTACACCGAGGAGACGCTCTCGGAGGCCACAAAGCGGTTCGAGACGCTCGAACGCGGTTACGAACGCGCCGTCGAGGCGGCCGACAGCGTCGACGCGACCGCCAAGACGACCGACGACGCGCTCCGGGACGCGGTCGAAACAGTCCGCGAGGCGATCCCGCGTGCGATGAACGACGACTTCAATACCCGCGAAGCACTGGCAGCGCTGGTCGAGTTCACGAGCGCGGTCAACCGCCATGTCGACGAGTTCGAGACCCACGACTACCGTGGCCTTCGACGCGCGATCGACGTGTACGACGAGTTTGCGGTCGGCGTCCTCGGTCTCCCGCTGGGTGACGGCGGGGGCGACACCGGCGACATCCGCCTGGCCGAGGATCTGGTCGAACTCGTCCTCGACGTTCGTGCCCAGGAGCGCGACGCCGGCAACTACGAGCGCGCCGACGAGTTACGCGACGAACTCGCCGCACTCGGTGTCGAGGTCCAGGACAGCGACGACGGCCCGACCTATCGGCTGCCCTGAGATAGCGGCTTTCCCCGTTCGGTCGGAGTTCTCACGCCAACGCTTTTTTCACAGGCTCACGAGGAACGGATATGCGAATGCTGATGGCCGGAGGGGTGCTTTCGCTTCTCGGCTTCAGTGGCTACCTCGCGGGCGTCGTGACTGCCTATCCGGGGCGATCAATCTCGCTTGCCGCGATCATGATCGGGCTCACGTTCGTTGCGATCGGTCGGGCGAGTGCGATGGAGGGATCGGCGTGATCGACGCGCTCGTCTACGACGGGACCGGCGTCGAGTCCGTCGAGGATATCGCCGCCGCACGCGCGGCAGACGGAACAACGTGGGTCCACGTCGAGGATGCGAGCGACGCGGAGATCGATGCCGTCGCCGACGCGTTCGACCTCCACGCGCTGGCCATCGAGGACGTGCGGAACAACGTCCGGGCGAAATCCGAGGAGTTCAGCGCCTACACCTTCGCCCTGGTCAAGACCGCCCGCCTGACTCGGGGCGAGACCACCTTCGAGGAGGAGATCGACGACGAGCCGGTTGGCCTCTTCATCGGCGATGACTGGCTGGTCACCGTCGCCACCGGCAGTGCCGACCCGGTCGCTCGTGTTCAGGAGAGCGTCCGTCGTGGGGACGAACGG is from Halorhabdus sp. BNX81 and encodes:
- the cysS gene encoding cysteine--tRNA ligase; this translates as MTLRVTNTLSGEREAFEPQDPDAVTLYYCGLTTSDPPHLGHARGWVHVDVMHRWLSWLGYDVHHVENFTDVNEKIVARVGEVGGSEADVARTYIQDVIRDMRSLNLKRAEVYPRVSEHVPEIIDLVETLIDRGYAYEANGSVYFDVTAFEDYGELSNQTVEELDAQGDPDERGEKRHPQDFALWKAGGVDPADIGAHRHADAAPAEDACQTAQTWDSPWGEGRPGWHIECSAMSMTHLGETIDIHVGGQDLVFPHHENEVAQSEAATGDRFANYWLHVGLLETGEEKMSSSLGNFATVEDAIAEYGLGVVRTFLLSTAYHSRAAYTEETLSEATKRFETLERGYERAVEAADSVDATAKTTDDALRDAVETVREAIPRAMNDDFNTREALAALVEFTSAVNRHVDEFETHDYRGLRRAIDVYDEFAVGVLGLPLGDGGGDTGDIRLAEDLVELVLDVRAQERDAGNYERADELRDELAALGVEVQDSDDGPTYRLP
- a CDS encoding DUF6684 family protein; the protein is MQLGDLDRETVLDLTVNAIPLAILTFFFVAFVVASPFGWNSVASGIQLAIVGSMIVLLAVLSYYAGRAVSRAEADGEAEEPPGVVPETRE
- a CDS encoding Gfo/Idh/MocA family oxidoreductase; translated protein: MATYDVAVVGTGAEPENPTVDSWSMAYRHAEAYERNDDTRLVAAADRHPDRVDAFADRFDIPEEGRFDDAIELFDAVEPDVVSLTVPPEAHADLTVAAARGGVDAIHCEKPMAATWAGAQRMAQAAWRADAQLTFHRMRRFGRPFRAATELLDAGEIGDLQRIEIGWDDFYDTGAHSIDLAGMFAGEPQAEWVLAQLDYREEDVRFGMHQENQMLAQWTYDNGVDGLLSTGDRSDLVGAAFHLVGSDGAIRIDTDDGPMLECRRAGSGTWETVDVDGETLHHAGTGNFEYGNAYHQRAIDDVIDALGSDRESELRAQNGLNTAEIIFGGYESVRRRGRVDFPLDIEDNPFEAMVQAGEVGPDDES
- a CDS encoding methytransferase partner Trm112 produces the protein MQDDLMDIICCPLDKHDLELDVEEREDGEIVAGTLTCTECGETYPIEDGIPNLLPPDMREDAPA
- a CDS encoding cox cluster protein, producing MSEQPNVRTQSRRASPWPVFVALGFALSEVGIFIGLYPVAVGGLLLLGASVAGILRESGYVRDLWRPLTGLGAAFSVLGVAIVATVVDPATVEIVALVEEPSGVVGRGLSVVGAGGILVAFGLTGSLFE
- a CDS encoding adenylosuccinate synthase yields the protein MTVTIVGSQLGDEGKGRVVDLYSDEADVVVRYQGGDNAGHTVCHSGEEYKLSLVPSGAIRDKVGVLGNGCVINPRTLFDELQMLRDRGLDPDVRVAERAHVIMPFHRVLDGIEEDVKSEDDQEVGTTGRGIGPTYEDKAGRRGVRIGDLLDPDVLRDRLEYVVPQKRAIAEDVYGLDVDNLEEYPNAFDVEALFEEFNEYGRRIEREDMAVNAGAYLSEARASGKSLMLEGAQGTIIDIDHGNYPFVTSSNPTAGGATVGTGLSPGVIGDGEVVGIVKAYLTRVGSGPLPTELAGVEGDTPGYDGEADPEEEKLATSIREAGDEYGTVTGRPRRVGWLDLPMLRHSTRASGFTGLAINHVDTLAILDELKVAETYELDGEERQTMPATTEQWAECEPVYRTFEGWEQQDWEAIAADGYDALPANARTYLDYISDELDVPIYAIGVGPSREDTIVRETPY